In Rhodothermales bacterium, the following are encoded in one genomic region:
- the mtaB gene encoding tRNA (N(6)-L-threonylcarbamoyladenosine(37)-C(2))-methylthiotransferase MtaB — MARVSFYTLGCKLNYAETGALQESFVARNFEAVAFGEPADVTVVNTCTVTDEADRKCRQVIRRALRANPHTFVIVTGCYAQLQPEEIAAIPGVDAVLGAREKFNLFGLIRSFEKGEASQVHVSCIDEADTFGPAYHAGERARAFLKVQDGCDYTCAFCTIPLARGRSRSQSIHETVRQAQDIAGRGFREIVLSGVNIGLFGEDSGESLLDLVAALDAVDGVERYRISSIEPNLLTDALIDFVAGSRAFQPHFHLPLQSGDDAVLGAMRRRYRSAVYTARVERILSVLPHAAIGADVIVGFPAEDDRSFETTHAYLADLPLAYLHAFTYSERPNTAAVGRLLPDGKTPVPPEVRSRRNRRLRVLSEQKRLAFYRTHLGQTRPVHWEHAHDSGLMHGYTDNYIRVEAPYEAAKGGRTELVFLAEISAAGDVVAGEAGYIGIHG, encoded by the coding sequence ATGGCGCGTGTTTCCTTTTATACCCTCGGCTGCAAGCTCAATTACGCGGAGACGGGCGCCCTCCAGGAATCGTTTGTCGCCCGTAACTTCGAAGCCGTGGCTTTCGGCGAGCCGGCGGACGTTACGGTTGTCAACACCTGCACGGTGACGGACGAGGCGGACCGCAAGTGCCGGCAGGTCATCCGGCGCGCGTTGCGGGCCAATCCACATACCTTCGTGATCGTCACCGGCTGTTACGCACAGCTCCAGCCGGAAGAGATCGCCGCCATCCCCGGGGTCGATGCCGTCCTCGGAGCCAGGGAAAAGTTCAACCTGTTTGGCCTTATCCGCTCCTTCGAAAAGGGAGAAGCCAGCCAGGTCCATGTATCCTGCATCGACGAAGCGGACACCTTCGGGCCGGCCTACCACGCCGGCGAGCGGGCCCGGGCCTTTCTGAAGGTACAGGACGGGTGCGATTATACGTGCGCCTTCTGCACGATCCCCCTCGCCCGTGGCCGCAGTCGCTCCCAGTCCATCCACGAAACCGTTCGTCAGGCCCAGGACATCGCCGGCCGTGGCTTTCGCGAAATCGTCCTGAGCGGCGTAAACATCGGGCTGTTCGGGGAAGATAGCGGGGAGTCGCTGCTCGATCTAGTCGCCGCGCTCGACGCGGTGGACGGCGTCGAGCGGTATCGGATATCCTCGATCGAGCCCAATCTGCTCACTGATGCGCTCATCGACTTCGTCGCCGGCTCGCGCGCCTTCCAGCCCCACTTTCACCTCCCGCTACAGAGCGGGGACGACGCGGTCCTCGGCGCGATGCGACGGCGGTATCGAAGCGCCGTCTACACCGCCCGCGTCGAACGCATTCTCTCCGTCCTCCCCCACGCCGCCATCGGCGCGGATGTGATCGTCGGCTTCCCCGCCGAAGATGACCGCTCGTTCGAAACGACACACGCGTACCTGGCCGACTTGCCCCTCGCCTATCTCCACGCCTTTACGTATTCCGAGCGCCCGAATACCGCGGCTGTCGGCCGCCTCCTGCCAGACGGCAAAACGCCTGTGCCTCCCGAAGTGCGCTCGCGCCGGAATCGCCGGCTACGCGTGTTGTCTGAGCAAAAACGCCTCGCATTCTACCGCACGCACCTCGGGCAGACCCGGCCCGTCCACTGGGAGCATGCCCACGACAGCGGCCTGATGCACGGGTATACCGACAACTACATCCGGGTCGAGGCGCCGTACGAGGCAGCGAAAGGCGGGCGGACCGAACTGGTTTTTCTGGCTGAAATCAGCGCCGCCGGGGATGTCGTCGCCGGCGAGGCGGGGTATATCGGAATTCATGGGTGA
- a CDS encoding phosphatidylserine decarboxylase family protein → MIAREGYFIVAMATLFAIVCVMVGLQIESKLRLFLIALGAIALAFTLYFFRDPRRTVPVHPDADRMILAPADGKVVEIVAETDSLYIKGPVRRISIFLSPLNVHVNRAPVTGVVEFDQYVSGDYLVAWHPKASEKNERSQLGVRHPSGAPVLFKQIAGAVARRIVYHITVGDSVQAGERFGIVKFGSRMDVLVTPDVHFDVVVGQKVTAGETILGFFPPADPARVVGAARQGGLE, encoded by the coding sequence TTGATCGCCCGAGAAGGATATTTCATCGTTGCCATGGCCACCCTGTTTGCCATCGTGTGCGTGATGGTGGGGCTACAAATAGAATCCAAACTGCGTTTGTTCCTAATTGCTCTGGGTGCGATTGCCCTGGCGTTCACCCTCTATTTCTTCCGGGACCCTCGGCGCACGGTGCCCGTACATCCGGATGCGGATCGGATGATCCTGGCGCCGGCGGACGGGAAGGTGGTGGAGATCGTGGCGGAGACCGACTCGTTGTATATCAAGGGGCCTGTTCGTCGGATATCGATCTTCCTGTCCCCGCTCAACGTGCATGTCAATCGGGCGCCGGTAACCGGCGTGGTGGAGTTCGATCAGTACGTATCGGGCGATTACCTCGTCGCGTGGCACCCGAAGGCGAGCGAAAAAAACGAGCGGTCGCAACTGGGGGTACGCCATCCCAGTGGGGCGCCGGTATTGTTCAAGCAGATCGCCGGCGCCGTGGCGCGGCGTATCGTCTATCATATCACGGTGGGCGATTCCGTGCAGGCAGGGGAGCGTTTCGGCATCGTCAAGTTCGGGTCTCGGATGGACGTACTGGTTACGCCGGACGTACACTTTGATGTCGTCGTTGGGCAGAAGGTCACGGCTGGCGAAACCATTCTGGGATTTTTCCCGCCCGCCGATCCAGCCCGTGTCGTCGGCGCGGCGCGGCAGGGGGGCCTCGAGTGA
- the pssA gene encoding CDP-diacylglycerol--serine O-phosphatidyltransferase — protein MAYRANRGARPRRQIPLVAVPSFFTLMNLLCGFGAIIQIHEGRFDQAGWLIVFAGFFDALDGMMARLTNASSMFGVELDSLSDIVSFGVAPAFLVYIFGLQQFGLLGLIVSALPALCGAVRLARFNLSVDTQGDKPEYFSGLPIPIQAAAIVALILNIKDVTWLNQFSFSSISLLIPIVAVLAGLMVSTIPFDALPKPTLRYIRLHPYKFGACAIGLLLTIFLQQVGLLISILVYILAGLTNAAVRVGRAIMNTPTESPIQNNEYP, from the coding sequence ATGGCGTATCGCGCGAACCGGGGCGCCCGCCCACGGCGGCAGATCCCGCTCGTGGCCGTGCCCTCATTTTTTACGCTCATGAACCTGTTGTGTGGGTTCGGGGCGATCATCCAGATCCATGAAGGGCGCTTCGATCAGGCCGGGTGGCTCATCGTCTTCGCCGGCTTTTTTGACGCGCTGGATGGGATGATGGCGCGCCTGACGAACGCGTCGAGTATGTTCGGCGTCGAGTTGGACTCCTTGAGCGACATCGTCTCCTTTGGTGTCGCGCCGGCGTTCCTCGTGTATATCTTCGGGCTCCAGCAGTTTGGTCTTCTGGGGCTGATCGTGTCCGCGTTGCCGGCGTTGTGCGGCGCCGTGCGTCTGGCCAGGTTCAACCTGAGCGTCGATACTCAGGGGGACAAGCCGGAATATTTCAGCGGCTTGCCCATACCGATCCAGGCGGCCGCCATCGTGGCGCTGATCCTGAATATCAAAGATGTGACCTGGCTAAATCAGTTCAGCTTCAGCTCGATCTCGCTCCTGATCCCGATCGTGGCGGTGCTGGCCGGCCTGATGGTCTCTACCATCCCCTTCGACGCACTGCCGAAGCCGACGCTGCGCTACATCCGGTTGCACCCGTACAAGTTCGGCGCCTGCGCGATCGGCCTGCTCCTTACAATCTTCCTCCAACAGGTCGGTCTCCTGATCTCGATCCTGGTGTATATTCTGGCCGGGCTGACGAATGCCGCGGTTCGTGTGGGTAGAGCCATCATGAACACACCGACGGAATCTCCGATCCAGAACAACGAATATCCCTGA
- the purS gene encoding phosphoribosylformylglycinamidine synthase subunit PurS, protein MYKAIATITLRPSILDPQGKATQRALHDLGASLVESVRIGKSVELMIDAATEAEAREVAARACQQLLANSVMEDYRITVEAQPAMRA, encoded by the coding sequence ATGTATAAAGCCATCGCCACCATCACGTTACGCCCTTCGATCCTCGATCCACAGGGGAAGGCCACACAACGTGCCCTGCACGACCTGGGCGCGTCACTGGTCGAGAGCGTTCGCATCGGGAAGTCCGTCGAACTCATGATCGACGCGGCCACGGAGGCCGAGGCGCGTGAGGTGGCGGCCCGGGCGTGTCAGCAGCTCCTGGCCAACTCGGTCATGGAGGATTACCGGATAACCGTGGAGGCGCAGCCGGCTATGCGCGCCTGA
- a CDS encoding ATP-dependent Clp protease adaptor ClpS, whose protein sequence is MRYEPQHPDTRPASSVAPDEEVLVEEGTEERLDTPWRVILYNDDIHSFEEVILQIVKATGCTDSQAEAHAWTVHTQGKAAVFEGTFEECFRVQGVLREIQLVTEIEG, encoded by the coding sequence ATGCGATACGAACCGCAACATCCTGATACACGTCCGGCCTCGTCGGTCGCGCCGGATGAGGAGGTGCTGGTCGAAGAGGGTACGGAAGAGCGCCTGGACACCCCGTGGCGCGTGATCTTGTATAACGACGACATCCACTCATTTGAGGAGGTGATCCTGCAGATCGTCAAGGCCACGGGGTGTACGGATAGTCAGGCCGAAGCACACGCTTGGACCGTCCACACGCAGGGTAAGGCTGCCGTGTTTGAAGGGACGTTTGAGGAATGTTTTCGCGTGCAGGGCGTGCTGCGCGAAATCCAGCTGGTGACCGAGATCGAAGGGTGA
- a CDS encoding ParA family protein: MRILTICSHKGGTGKTTTAVNLSAALSLTGHRTLLVDLDPQGFLTSMLGLQQRPSAGSCLELFEPGASLREIQLTRVGSLDILPSSTMMTSKMRHLNKATDVFFIKEALARGSEYDMVIFDTAAAITVFSLNALVASNYTLIPVTPEYQPVMGAEQTAETIRVIRDKLNPDLHLPYFVLTQVDARRRVHDRYREYLQGRYPAQVLDVEIRTCSSLANSYKGGATVFDLDLNSRGAQDYAKLTDTLLPLFSAPDTATPAPSIATESNVHVLQENITLRRSA, translated from the coding sequence ATGCGCATTCTTACGATCTGTAGCCACAAAGGCGGGACGGGGAAGACTACCACGGCTGTCAATCTCTCGGCCGCCCTCTCCCTCACAGGGCACCGAACGCTGCTTGTGGATCTGGACCCCCAGGGTTTCCTCACGAGCATGCTCGGCCTCCAGCAGCGCCCCAGCGCCGGCTCGTGCCTCGAGCTCTTCGAGCCCGGCGCCTCCCTTCGCGAGATCCAGCTCACACGGGTCGGCTCCCTCGACATCCTCCCCAGCTCCACCATGATGACGAGCAAGATGCGGCACCTGAACAAGGCAACCGACGTGTTCTTTATCAAGGAAGCCCTCGCCCGTGGCAGCGAATATGACATGGTGATCTTCGACACCGCCGCCGCCATCACGGTTTTCAGTCTCAACGCACTCGTCGCCTCCAACTATACGCTCATCCCGGTCACGCCCGAGTACCAGCCCGTGATGGGCGCCGAACAAACCGCCGAGACCATCCGCGTCATCCGCGACAAGCTGAACCCCGACCTCCATCTCCCCTACTTCGTACTCACCCAGGTGGACGCCCGCCGGCGCGTGCACGACCGGTACCGCGAATACCTTCAAGGGAGGTATCCGGCCCAGGTGCTCGATGTAGAAATTCGTACCTGTTCCTCCCTCGCGAACTCGTATAAGGGCGGAGCGACGGTTTTTGACCTCGACCTCAACTCCCGTGGGGCGCAGGACTATGCGAAGCTGACAGACACGCTGCTGCCCCTATTCTCAGCGCCGGACACCGCCACGCCGGCTCCCAGTATCGCCACCGAATCGAACGTACACGTCCTCCAGGAGAATATCACCCTCCGCCGCAGCGCCTGA
- the dnaA gene encoding chromosomal replication initiator protein DnaA → MNARAQTVWTDCLAQISSRVPAYSYETWIRPIRALSLDGHEKQILNLEVPNAFHQRWIEEHFREVMDDSVRLVLGPNARPAYTIGGSRFEEAEPPAERHYTREPLPAGDGMPMSIREPEPAPAPASARPSASGSVQDDNIAPPQLNEHYTFDEFVECDGNRLARNAALAIAHRPGSTSFNPLFIYGNVGLGKTHLAQAICHQAMRVHPDLRVVYVSSDNFTNQFIAAIRNNRSHDFANFYRGLNVLVVDDIQFLSGKERTQEEFFHLFNVLHQSGGQIVLCADRPPRDIQGIHARLVSRFQWGLTADISAPDFETRAAILLQKSRRYNLDLPPEVIDTIARSVSTNIRDLEGILTKLLAHSLLHQTEIDERLVCEVLGERGTPMTRITLERIMDVVSEEFGILREHIVGKSRKREVVLARQTVMHFAKLLTHQSLKSIGAYFAGRDHSTVIHALRTIEGYMDTDPQFNARVDRIERLLKRQGH, encoded by the coding sequence ATGAACGCACGGGCACAAACCGTCTGGACTGACTGTCTTGCGCAGATTTCGAGCAGAGTGCCCGCTTATAGCTACGAAACCTGGATCCGTCCTATTCGGGCGCTGTCTCTCGACGGTCACGAAAAGCAAATTCTGAATCTGGAGGTACCGAACGCCTTCCACCAACGGTGGATTGAGGAGCATTTCCGGGAGGTCATGGACGACAGCGTCCGCCTGGTGCTGGGCCCGAATGCGCGGCCGGCGTATACCATCGGCGGTTCTCGCTTCGAGGAGGCGGAACCACCCGCCGAACGCCACTATACCCGCGAGCCGTTGCCGGCCGGCGACGGCATGCCGATGTCCATCCGCGAACCCGAACCTGCGCCGGCTCCCGCGTCCGCGCGCCCTTCCGCCTCTGGCTCCGTGCAGGACGACAACATCGCCCCGCCTCAGCTGAACGAACACTACACGTTTGATGAGTTCGTGGAGTGCGACGGCAACCGCCTGGCGCGCAACGCCGCCCTGGCCATCGCCCACCGACCGGGGTCGACGAGTTTTAATCCCCTGTTCATCTATGGGAACGTCGGCCTGGGAAAGACGCACCTCGCCCAGGCCATCTGCCACCAGGCCATGCGCGTCCATCCGGACCTGCGCGTGGTCTATGTGTCGAGTGACAACTTCACGAACCAGTTTATCGCGGCCATCCGGAATAACCGGAGCCACGATTTCGCCAACTTCTACCGCGGCTTGAACGTGCTGGTAGTGGACGACATCCAGTTCCTCAGCGGCAAGGAACGCACCCAGGAAGAGTTCTTCCACCTGTTTAACGTCCTCCACCAATCGGGCGGACAGATCGTCCTATGCGCCGACCGCCCGCCGCGCGACATCCAGGGCATTCATGCCCGCCTCGTCTCCCGTTTCCAGTGGGGGTTGACGGCGGATATCAGTGCGCCAGATTTCGAGACGCGTGCCGCCATCCTATTGCAGAAATCACGGCGGTATAACCTGGACTTACCCCCCGAAGTGATCGATACGATCGCCCGGTCGGTGTCCACGAACATCCGCGACCTGGAAGGTATTCTGACCAAGCTGCTGGCGCACAGCCTGCTCCACCAGACGGAGATCGACGAACGACTCGTGTGCGAGGTCCTGGGTGAACGAGGCACCCCCATGACGCGCATCACGCTGGAGCGAATCATGGACGTGGTTTCGGAAGAGTTCGGCATCCTCCGCGAGCACATCGTCGGGAAGTCGCGCAAACGGGAAGTCGTGCTCGCCCGGCAAACGGTGATGCACTTCGCCAAACTGCTCACGCACCAGTCGTTGAAGTCGATCGGCGCCTACTTTGCCGGCCGCGACCACAGCACGGTCATCCACGCGCTGCGGACGATCGAGGGCTATATGGACACCGACCCGCAGTTCAACGCCCGGGTCGACCGCATCGAGCGGCTTCTCAAACGGCAGGGACATTAA
- the dinB gene encoding DNA polymerase IV gives MDRKIIHIDMDAFFASVEQRDDPSLRGRPVVVGGSPTGRGVVAAASYEARVYGIHSAMPARTALRLCPDLVFVRGDFARYREVSSQMRGIVSDYTALIEPMSLDECYLDVSDLPHGFKTATAVAREIRARIRDELRLTASAGVAPLKFVAKMASDFKKPDGLTVVPPARLLDFLHPLKVARLPGVGPATEAFLHEHGIHTIGDLAVVSREHADGLFGKFGWRLWERANGIDAGEVRIHHIRKSRSAERTFAEDIAVRPEMHRALESLAARVCHEMARDMLLARTVRIKVRYRDFTTFTRATTLFDATADEALVARVAITLLEHVAPVQPVRLLGVGLANLVYPDTPRQLRLDL, from the coding sequence ATGGATCGGAAGATTATCCACATCGATATGGACGCTTTTTTTGCGTCTGTCGAGCAGCGGGACGACCCTTCGCTGCGAGGCCGGCCCGTGGTCGTGGGTGGCAGCCCGACAGGTCGTGGGGTGGTGGCGGCCGCCAGCTATGAGGCGCGCGTCTACGGCATCCACTCCGCCATGCCGGCTCGAACGGCGCTGAGGCTCTGCCCGGACCTCGTCTTCGTCCGAGGCGATTTTGCGCGGTATCGCGAGGTGTCCAGCCAGATGCGAGGCATCGTGTCGGACTATACGGCGCTTATCGAGCCCATGAGCCTCGATGAATGTTACCTCGATGTTTCCGATCTGCCCCACGGATTTAAGACCGCCACCGCCGTGGCCAGGGAGATCCGGGCGCGCATCCGGGACGAACTTCGCCTCACGGCCTCCGCAGGGGTGGCGCCGCTCAAGTTTGTAGCTAAAATGGCATCCGACTTCAAGAAGCCGGATGGCCTGACCGTCGTTCCGCCCGCGCGCCTGCTGGACTTCCTCCACCCGCTAAAAGTCGCCCGCCTACCGGGCGTCGGTCCGGCGACGGAGGCGTTTCTGCACGAACACGGTATCCACACGATCGGTGATCTGGCCGTCGTATCCAGGGAACACGCCGATGGGTTATTCGGGAAGTTCGGCTGGCGGTTATGGGAACGCGCCAACGGAATCGATGCGGGAGAAGTGCGCATCCATCACATCCGTAAGTCCCGCAGCGCCGAGCGCACCTTCGCCGAAGATATCGCCGTGCGCCCCGAGATGCATCGCGCGCTGGAGTCCCTCGCCGCTCGCGTGTGCCACGAGATGGCGCGCGATATGCTGTTGGCGCGCACGGTTCGGATCAAAGTCCGCTACCGCGACTTTACTACATTCACCCGCGCCACTACCCTGTTCGACGCCACCGCCGACGAAGCCCTCGTCGCCCGGGTCGCCATCACCCTGCTTGAACATGTGGCGCCTGTACAGCCCGTCCGTCTCCTCGGCGTAGGCCTCGCCAACCTGGTTTATCCTGATACCCCGAGGCAGCTGCGTCTGGATCTGTAA
- a CDS encoding mechanosensitive ion channel family protein, whose protein sequence is MLERLQQALSDYHFAGVPLYDIVIIAGVWILLAGILLFIQQQAGARLERMAARTSNLIDDLLSTVVNNTRGYFLLAIAFLFALGFGEIPDGAALVIRRIVLLICLIQMIVWGSSLITLWIDNYRKRRFEEDPAAVTTMIAVAFLGRLVLGLIAILIALDNFGVDVTALVAGLGIGGIAVALALQNILGDLFASLSIILDKPFVVGDFLIVGDTLGSVEKVGLKTTRLRSISGEQIIVSNSDLLSSRIRNFKRMYERRVVFEIGVIYETKREVLAEIPEMLKAIVLSHEKVRFDRAHFKGFGDFALTFEVVYFVLSSDHVLYMDIQQSINLELFRQFEERGIGFAYPTQLVYTKSVEAAA, encoded by the coding sequence ATGCTCGAGCGCCTTCAGCAAGCCCTTTCCGACTATCATTTCGCCGGCGTACCCCTGTACGATATCGTGATCATCGCCGGAGTGTGGATCCTACTTGCCGGCATCCTGCTCTTCATTCAACAACAGGCCGGCGCGCGTCTGGAACGGATGGCCGCTCGGACCTCCAACCTGATCGACGACCTGCTGTCGACCGTCGTGAATAACACGCGGGGCTATTTTCTGCTGGCGATTGCGTTTCTGTTTGCACTGGGGTTCGGGGAAATTCCCGACGGGGCGGCCCTGGTGATTCGCCGCATCGTGTTATTGATCTGCCTGATCCAGATGATCGTGTGGGGGTCAAGCTTGATCACCCTGTGGATCGACAATTACCGGAAACGGCGGTTTGAGGAAGACCCGGCGGCGGTAACCACCATGATAGCGGTGGCCTTTCTCGGCCGCTTGGTGCTCGGCCTCATCGCTATTCTAATCGCGCTCGACAATTTTGGGGTTGACGTGACGGCTCTTGTCGCCGGCCTGGGGATCGGCGGCATCGCGGTCGCCCTGGCCTTACAAAACATTCTCGGGGACCTGTTTGCTTCGTTATCGATCATCCTCGACAAGCCGTTTGTCGTGGGAGATTTTCTGATCGTGGGCGACACGCTGGGTTCGGTGGAGAAGGTGGGGTTAAAAACCACCCGGCTGCGCAGCATCTCTGGCGAACAGATCATCGTGTCCAATAGCGACCTGTTATCCAGCCGCATCCGGAACTTCAAGCGGATGTACGAGCGCCGGGTCGTGTTTGAGATCGGGGTGATCTATGAGACCAAGCGCGAAGTACTCGCCGAGATCCCCGAGATGCTCAAGGCGATCGTCCTATCGCACGAGAAAGTTCGGTTCGACCGCGCCCACTTCAAAGGGTTTGGCGACTTCGCGCTGACCTTCGAGGTGGTGTATTTTGTGCTCAGTTCGGACCACGTGTTGTACATGGACATCCAGCAGTCCATCAACCTGGAACTCTTCCGACAGTTCGAGGAGCGCGGCATCGGCTTCGCCTATCCGACGCAGCTGGTGTATACCAAAAGCGTGGAGGCAGCGGCGTGA
- a CDS encoding YigZ family protein: MIDTYRTLAGPVRAELKVKGSRFIAEAFPITAPEEVTAHVAAIRKRAYDATHHCFAYRLGDDFRYSDGGEPFGTAGQPILRQIDAKEVTNTLVVVTRYFGGAKLGTGGLIRAYGDAAAAAMAEIVVREEVVLVMLKLRFPYDETSPAMRLIEEMEGKLVGSTYGDDTELEVAVRASRVQAFREAFVERLRGRGAID; this comes from the coding sequence GTGATCGACACGTACCGCACCCTCGCCGGCCCCGTCCGCGCCGAACTTAAGGTCAAGGGCTCGCGGTTCATCGCCGAGGCCTTCCCGATTACGGCCCCCGAGGAGGTGACGGCACACGTCGCGGCCATCCGCAAGCGGGCCTATGACGCCACCCACCACTGCTTCGCCTATCGCCTCGGTGATGATTTTCGCTACAGCGACGGAGGAGAGCCCTTCGGCACGGCCGGCCAACCCATCCTCCGGCAGATCGATGCGAAGGAGGTGACGAATACACTGGTGGTGGTGACCCGGTATTTCGGCGGGGCGAAGCTGGGCACCGGCGGACTCATCCGCGCGTATGGTGACGCGGCCGCCGCTGCGATGGCGGAAATCGTTGTCCGGGAAGAGGTTGTGCTCGTCATGCTGAAGTTGCGATTTCCGTACGATGAGACCTCGCCGGCGATGCGGCTGATCGAGGAGATGGAGGGGAAGCTGGTCGGATCGACCTACGGCGACGACACGGAACTGGAGGTGGCCGTCCGCGCATCGCGTGTGCAGGCGTTTCGGGAGGCGTTTGTGGAGCGGTTGCGGGGGCGAGGGGCGATCGATTAA
- the rnhA gene encoding ribonuclease HI, translated as MKHIVLYTDGSCSGNPGPGGWAAILIHGATQRELTGFEKLTTNNRMELTGAIEGLDALKEPCEVTLHTDSAYMLRAFTDGWLKKWQKNGWLTASKKPVENQDLWKRLLELEKRHKIVWAKVKGHADDRLNNRCDELAVAARRTQQS; from the coding sequence TTGAAGCACATCGTCCTCTACACCGACGGATCCTGCAGCGGCAACCCGGGGCCGGGCGGTTGGGCCGCCATCCTGATCCACGGCGCCACCCAGCGCGAACTCACGGGCTTCGAGAAGCTCACTACCAACAACCGCATGGAGCTCACGGGGGCGATCGAGGGGCTGGACGCCCTCAAGGAACCCTGCGAAGTCACCCTCCACACCGACAGCGCCTACATGTTACGCGCCTTCACGGACGGCTGGCTCAAGAAGTGGCAGAAAAACGGTTGGCTGACGGCAAGCAAGAAGCCGGTGGAGAACCAGGATCTCTGGAAGCGCCTGCTGGAGCTTGAGAAGCGCCACAAGATCGTCTGGGCCAAGGTTAAAGGCCACGCGGACGACAGGCTCAACAACCGGTGTGACGAACTGGCGGTGGCCGCTCGCCGCACTCAACAATCGTAG
- the obgE gene encoding GTPase ObgE: MKFVDYVTISVRSGKGGAGAISFRRAKYEPNGGPDGGDGGAGGSVILEGDTHLYTLLDLRYNRHHFADNGKPGSGANKQGRSGDDIVLRVPMGTVVRNLETDEIIGEIVAQGQQLMLAQGGRGGKGNTFFKTSTHQTPRYSQPGEPSIELEVVLELKLLADVGLVGFPNAGKSTLVASLSAARPKIADYPFTTLEPALGVVRVEEYKSFVIADIPGIIEGASEGRGLGLQFLKHIERNAILLFVIPVTDDDPGASYRILLNELEAFNADLLRKPRMVALSKIDLLPVEDADEWITMVRAGFPANLHIVPISAVAQKGLERLRMDLWNRLEKSKG, from the coding sequence ATGAAATTTGTCGATTACGTCACCATCTCGGTCCGCAGCGGGAAAGGCGGCGCCGGCGCTATATCCTTCCGGCGCGCCAAGTATGAACCCAACGGTGGGCCCGATGGGGGCGACGGCGGAGCCGGCGGCTCAGTGATCCTCGAAGGCGATACGCACCTCTACACGCTACTCGACCTACGCTACAACCGCCACCACTTTGCCGACAACGGCAAGCCGGGCTCTGGGGCCAATAAACAGGGCCGGAGCGGCGACGATATCGTCCTCCGCGTCCCGATGGGTACGGTGGTGCGGAACCTGGAGACCGACGAGATCATCGGAGAGATCGTCGCGCAGGGCCAACAGCTCATGCTGGCCCAGGGCGGCCGCGGTGGCAAGGGCAATACGTTTTTTAAGACATCCACCCACCAGACTCCCCGATACTCGCAGCCGGGTGAACCGAGCATCGAACTGGAAGTCGTCCTCGAACTCAAGCTCCTGGCCGATGTCGGTCTCGTCGGCTTTCCGAACGCCGGCAAAAGCACGCTTGTGGCGTCCCTCTCCGCGGCTCGCCCGAAGATTGCGGACTACCCGTTCACTACCCTTGAGCCGGCCCTCGGGGTCGTGCGTGTCGAGGAGTATAAGTCGTTCGTCATCGCGGATATCCCCGGCATTATTGAGGGGGCGAGTGAGGGCCGCGGCCTCGGGCTCCAGTTCCTGAAACACATCGAGCGGAACGCGATCCTCCTGTTCGTTATCCCGGTCACCGACGACGACCCGGGCGCCTCGTATCGTATCCTGCTCAACGAGTTGGAGGCGTTTAATGCGGACCTGCTTCGGAAGCCACGGATGGTCGCGCTCAGCAAGATCGACCTCTTGCCCGTAGAAGACGCCGACGAGTGGATTACGATGGTTCGCGCCGGTTTCCCGGCCAATCTGCACATCGTCCCGATCAGCGCCGTCGCACAAAAAGGGCTGGAGAGGTTACGTATGGACCTCTGGAATCGTCTAGAGAAGAGTAAGGGATGA